The Pseudomonas extremaustralis genome contains a region encoding:
- a CDS encoding response regulator, whose protein sequence is MPSYSLRILLVEDHPFQLLATQCLLRSFGFERLTPAENAEQAIRLMTLAEAPFDIILCDQCLPDLPGIELIEIASRRRFITGAILLSGLPEAELYTLQTQALERGLPLLGYLSKPLNKDELAGLTHLFHAS, encoded by the coding sequence ATGCCCAGTTACTCCCTTCGCATCCTGTTGGTGGAGGACCATCCCTTTCAACTGCTCGCCACCCAGTGCCTGCTCAGGAGCTTCGGTTTCGAGCGACTGACCCCGGCCGAAAACGCCGAGCAGGCGATCCGCTTGATGACCCTGGCCGAAGCGCCTTTCGACATCATCCTGTGCGACCAGTGCCTGCCAGACCTGCCAGGGATTGAATTGATTGAAATCGCCAGCCGCCGACGCTTTATCACCGGCGCCATCCTGCTCAGCGGGCTCCCCGAAGCAGAACTGTACACACTACAAACCCAGGCACTGGAACGCGGCCTGCCCCTGCTCGGTTACTTGTCGAAACCTTTGAACAAGGATGAGCTTGCCGGCTTGACCCACTTATTCCATGCCTCATGA
- a CDS encoding response regulator transcription factor, producing MNTVFIIDDHPVIRLAIRMLLEHEGYEVVGETDNGCDAIQMVRECLPDLIILDISIPKLDGLEVLCRFNAMNTSMKTLVLTAQSPTLFATRCMRSGADGYVCKEGDLSELLSAIRAVLSGYNYFPSQALNASGVDNVDSKELELFKAVNDRELMVLQLFAQGRTNKEIAKGMFLSNKTVSTYKKRLMQKLQAKSLVELIEMAKRNALV from the coding sequence ATGAACACCGTTTTTATTATTGATGACCATCCGGTTATAAGACTTGCTATCCGAATGTTGCTGGAACACGAAGGTTATGAAGTGGTGGGCGAAACGGATAACGGCTGCGACGCCATACAAATGGTCCGCGAATGCCTGCCGGACCTCATCATTCTGGATATCAGCATTCCAAAACTCGACGGCCTCGAAGTGCTTTGCCGATTCAACGCCATGAATACCTCGATGAAAACCCTCGTCCTGACGGCCCAATCCCCCACCCTGTTCGCCACACGCTGCATGCGATCGGGTGCCGATGGCTACGTGTGCAAGGAAGGCGACCTGAGCGAGCTGCTGAGCGCCATCCGCGCCGTGCTGTCGGGCTACAACTATTTCCCCAGCCAGGCCTTGAATGCCAGCGGCGTGGACAACGTGGATTCCAAGGAGCTTGAACTGTTCAAGGCCGTCAATGATCGCGAGTTGATGGTATTGCAACTTTTTGCACAAGGTCGCACTAACAAGGAAATCGCCAAAGGCATGTTCCTGAGTAATAAAACTGTAAGCACCTATAAAAAGAGGCTGATGCAAAAACTTCAAGCCAAGTCCTTGGTAGAACTTATCGAGATGGCAAAACGAAACGCGCTAGTGTGA